A genomic segment from Drosophila willistoni isolate 14030-0811.24 chromosome 2L unlocalized genomic scaffold, UCI_dwil_1.1 Seg168, whole genome shotgun sequence encodes:
- the LOC6640685 gene encoding guanylate kinase-associated protein mars, producing MDHNMLRHKELFKEQSMALSPRNHNAMNRELQKETRAKQRNKRFESNRIISLSPTPRKPATSQDLAVPTSVKENQLPNPIKPYETPQARKSSTAVVQKQLSRQEQYLQRFLQWKAECKKKYQKLKPRVGQQFQPLKDTAQVPFGKGSETFRPPASLEHKDASSTPLVSRRSLYMVIEPNKNEAQTVGRGGGGGVVETTAARHIKPAPMKTKPQTFTASAMKPQKSQASTVKPQASTVKPQITTVKPQASTSKPQITTVKPQASTSKPHSSTVRPLPKIPHKKPQPLPTTNPVMKSQHILSKPAPKLANVMTQPFSKPLSTKPITSRTGRTIGKAQILKPQPIRGGGVPAAGERGGAAAKFKSKTETKPHVMRANLTTRMKPKATLQGKHTKAMLREILHPVVAEPPQTPLDTSDNPFHSLVTSTQCKSNNTSSVNLMDAFGDAIEQISPVVPVSNKSEGDLKVKRQLINKVQELAVDDVDVGIEKLPEDEPLKRKFNFETCESIIESPTVDCITIVNAPTDEETLKHQEEQQTPPRRDSTSNGNNYLSPYVTCSRGKVNSRNEKEKRNSMYLQDPETPLEVRLALNSVNYFRQQLAQEIERLHTLCQEWEEYCQLHDARLTETGGLDMINVTIGQTKLLTSKKMMQFEGLIDRCEAGAKGNSGPNDGSEDSKPVLAKDLEGWWDMLKLQSDNVDKRFANLKRWRDNDWLDPDARKEVKPKVTTQTLKTAKPKAKGKASSSLKQFLQKAKLKHKQAEEAAAAAIAADPNTTLTSDIPGTPSSRRSRRLIVVRDRKSFSPARTVLRLSRNGNSPRSSIAGAGAAGNQLLKTAILGATLQHTTPPRPAPVAMKSRASILKTPGTAKRESVHRGVVFSAKKNVRRFQFTFDEDGDLDKTGGGDKLEDCIEDMSAEDVTMQMARQNDHEPNQNASSSDPANTSRTYTLRNRRVKLRPSSEFM from the exons ATGGACCACAATATGCTGCGTCACAAGGAGCTGTTCAAAGAGCAATCAATGGCATTGTCCCCCCGCAATCATAATGCCATGAACCGTGAACTACAAAAAGAGACGCGCGCAAAGCAAAGAAATAAACGCTTCGAAAGTAATCGCATAATTAGCCTCAGTCCAACACCAAGGAAGCCGGCAACATCTCAGGATCTAGCTGTGCCCACTTCTGTCAAGGAGAATCAATTGCCAAATCCAATCAAGCCATACGAGACACCTCAAGCACGGAAATCTTCTACCGCGGTTGTCCAAAAGCAATTGTCCCGCCAAGAGCAGTACTTGCAGCGTTTCTTACAATGGAAAGCCGAATGCAAGAAAAAGTATCAAAAGTTGAAGCCTCGAGTTGGTCAGCAATTTCAACCTTTAAAAGATACTGCCCAAGTTCCGTTTGGAAAAGGTAGTGAGACATTTCGACCACCTGCCAGTCTTGAGCACAAAGATGCCAGTTCAACTCCATTGGTCTCTCGACGTTCGCTCTATATGGTGATAGAGCCAAACAAAAATGAGGCACAAACAGTTGGtcgaggaggaggaggaggagtagtAGAAACAACAGCTGCTAGACATATTAAGCCGGCCCCAATGAAGACGAAGCCTCAGACATTTACAGCATCGGCAATGAAGCCTCAGAAGTCTCAAGCAAGTACAGTAAAGCCACAGGCGTCTACAGTGAAGCCACAGATAACTACAGTGAAGCCACAAGCTTCAACAAGCAAACCACAGATAACTACAGTAAAGCCCCAAGCATCTACAAGCAAGCCACATTCTTCTACAGTGCGTCCGTTACCCAAGATTCCACATAAGAAACCACAGCCGTTGCCTACAACAAATCCTGTTATGAAATCACAACATATTTTATCTAAACCAGCACCTAAATTGGCCAATGTTATGACTCAACCTTTTTCCAAGCCATTGTCCACCAAACCAATAACCTCAAGGACAGGAAGAACTATAGGGAAAGCTCAGATACTGAAACCTCAGCCTATACGTGGTGGTGGTGTTCCTGCTGCTGGAGAAcgcggcggtgctgctgccAAATTTAAGAGCAAAACTGAAACTAAACCACATGTAATGCGTGCGAACTTGACTACACGCATGAAACCAAAGGCCACACTACAGGGAAAACATACAAAGGCTATGTTAAGGGAAATACTGCATCCTGTTGTTGCAGAGCCACCGCAAACCCCCTTGGACACCAGTGATAATCCTTTCCACAGTCTCGTAACGTCCACACAGTGCAAATCGAATAATACGAGCAGTGTCAATCTAATGGATGCTTTTGGTGATGCTATAGAACAGATTAGCCCAGTGGTTCCAGTTTCCAACAAATCTGAAGGAGACTTAAAGGTCAAGAGGCAATTGATAAACAAAGTCCAAGAATTGGCTGTTGATGACGTAGATGTGGGAATTGAAAAATTGCCAGAAGATGAGCCATTAAAACGCAAATTTAATTTCGAGACGTGCGAATCCATAATTGAATCCCCAACTGTGGATTGTATTACCATAGTTAATG cTCCAACCGACGAGGAGACTCTCAAGCATCAAGAAGAACAACAGACACCGCCACGTCGCGATTCCACATCCAATGGGAACAATTATCTAAGTCCCTATGTGACTTGTAGTCGCGGCAAGGTGAATTCGCGTAATGAAAAGGAGAAACGTAATAGCATGTATCTACAGGATCCGGAGACACCGCTGGAGGTGCGTTTGGCATTGAATTCAGTCAACTATTTCCGTCAACAATTGGCCCAGGAGATTGAACGTTTGCATACATTATGCCAGGAATGGGAGGAATATTGTCAACTCCATGATGCTCGTCTTACGGAAACTGGTGGTCTCGATATGATAAATGTCACTATAGGTCAAACCAAATTGTTGACCAGTAAGAAAATGATGCAATTCGAAGGTCTAATTGATCGATGCGAGGCTGGAGCCAAGGGTAACAGCGGACCAAACGATGGTAGCGAAGATTCAAAACCTGTTCTGGCCAAGGATCTAGAGGGTTGGTGGGACATGCTAAAGCTTCAGAGTGACAATGTAGATAAACGCTTCGCTAATCTCAAGAGATGGCGTGATAATGATTGGTTGGATCCTGATGCCCGCAAGGAAGTAAAACCGAAAGTTACTACACAAACTCTAAAGACTGCCAAACCCAAGGCCAAGGGCAAGGCCAGTTCTagtttaaaacaatttttgcaaaaagcTAAATTGAAACATAAACAGGCAGAGGaagcagcggcggcagcaatAGCTGCTGACCCAAATACAACCCTAACATCCGACATCCCTGGTACACCGTCTTCTCGTCGCTCTCGCCGCTTGATTGTGGTCCGCGATCGCAAATCATTTAGCCCAGCTCGTACTGTACTACGCCTATCCCGCAATGGAAATTCACCAAGATCCTCAATCGCCGGAGCTGGAGCTGCTGGTAATCAACTACTCAAAACCGCCATTTTGGGAGCCACACTTCAACACACAACTCCACCACGTCCTGCGCCGGTTGCCATGAAATCGCGTGCGTCTATATTGAAGACACCTGGTACAGCTAAGCGGGAGTCGGTCCATCGGGGAGTCGTTTTTAGTGCCAAGAAGAATGTGAGACGTTTCCAGTTCACCTTTGATGAGGATGGCGATCTTGATAAAACTGGTGGTGGGGATAAGCTTGAGGATTGTATAGAGGATATGTCTGCGGAGGATGTCACAATGCAAATGGCCAGACAAAATGATCACGAACCGAACCAGAATGCTAGCAGTAGTGACCCCGCCAACACTTCACGAACCTACACTTTGCGCAATCGCAGAGTAAAGTTGAGACCCTCGTCTGAGTTTAtgtaa
- the LOC6640684 gene encoding actin cytoskeleton-regulatory complex protein PAN1, protein MAETISNNNNKPSIQIRSGLPSPLPDKSPSPATKLLISHGKPNFTIARSPKGEENGNPLSPPANGNNNYNAFKTSNSSANVNNSNKFIIGTKFNGVFKPSNTAANWATNGNGNANGTATDNEAAKVILRRPKQADPLSPPVENDENVPEFIRRQRRIQERLAKENVLDFENRRSGYFTHVMISPDSPNRTSFVETMASPAIVPALEMPAPVFEKVVEEEQIPVQVTKEEEQAIVTNGNGHVAEEEVAVTNGNGNDHVAEEEDAAVAAQEVAQAIEEVIKAVAGEADEPEAEPKAVEESQVQPEAVPAEPVTVPAPVEAQVEVVEPTVAPVSPVTPVATSLQQNGQAEQEEEAAITISHTNGHTNGETNGHATNGDGPSIPAPDPSGALGVNYEPKTVVSFSQELGSGENNYPDTVKVETTSESTSAADGELKELTKLKFDIKSDEQNEVQVTPVLRAAEE, encoded by the coding sequence ATGGCCGAGAcaatcagcaacaacaacaacaaaccgaGCATACAAATCCGTAGTGGTCTACCCTCACCATTGCCCGACAAGAGCCCCTCACCGGCCACCAAGCTACTGATTAGCCATGGCAAGCCCAACTTTACCATAGCTCGATCCCCGAAAGGCGAAGAGAATGGCAATCCATTGTCACCGCCAGCGAATGGCAATAACAATTACAATGCCTTCAAGACTTCAAACAGCAGTGCCAACGTaaacaatagcaacaaattCATCATTGGCACCAAGTTCAATGGCGTCTTTAAGCCCTCCAATACAGCAGCCAATTGGGCCaccaatggcaatggcaatgccaATGGCACAGCCACCGACAATGAGGCAGCCAAAGTTATCTTACGTCGTCCCAAACAGGCGGATCCGTTGTCACCACCCGTCGAGAATGATGAGAATGTGCCCGAGTTCATAAGACGCCAGCGACGCATTCAAGAGCGTTTGGCTAAGGAGAATGTATTGGACTTTGAGAATCGTCGTAGTGGTTATTTCACTCATGTCATGATCTCACCGGACTCCCCAAATCGTACATCATTTGTCGAGACTATGGCCAGTCCGGCTATAGTTCCGGCCTTGGAAATGCCAGCTCCGGTATTCGAAAAGGTCGTTGAGGAGGAGCAAATTCCAGTGCAAGTTACCAAAGAAGAGGAGCAAGCAATTGTAACCAATGGCAATGGACACGTGGCTGAAGAGGAAGTTGCAGTTaccaacggcaacggcaatgACCATGTGGCTGAAGAGGAAGATGCAGCAGTGGCTGCCCAGGAAGTGGCCCAGGCCATTGAAGAGGTCATCAAGGCTGTTGCCGGTGAGGCTGATGAACCAGAAGCTGAACCAAAGGCTGTGGAGGAGAGCCAAGTCCAGCCAGAGGCAGTGCCAGCAGAGCCCGTTACTGTTCCAGCTCCGGTTGAGGCGCAAGTGGAGGTAGTGGAGCCAACAGTTGCCCCAGTTAGTCCAGTTACTCCAGTGGCCACATCTCTGCAGCAGAATGGACAGGCtgaacaagaagaagaagccgCCATAACCATTTCCCACACCAATGGCCATACCAATGGTGAAACGAATGGCCATGCCACCAATGGCGATGGCCCCAGCATACCAGCACCCGATCCAAGCGGTGCTTTGGGTGTCAACTATGAGCCAAAGACCGTGGTCAGCTTCTCCCAGGAATTGGGTAGCGGTGAGAATAATTATCCCGACACAGTCAAGGTGGAGACAACTTCCGAGTCCACATCGGCGGCCGATGGTGAGCTCAAGGAATTGACTAAACTGAAATTCGACATCAAGAGCGATGAACAGAATGAGGTTCAGGTGACTCCCGTTCTGCGTGCCGCCGAGGAGTGA